The following coding sequences are from one Pseudonocardia sp. HH130630-07 window:
- the tsaE gene encoding tRNA (adenosine(37)-N6)-threonylcarbamoyltransferase complex ATPase subunit type 1 TsaE, whose translation MIPGTGAGPLRRELPTVTDTEAFGAELGRDLVAGDLVLLTGPLGAGKTALVRGLARELGVTGSVASPTFVIAREHPPSGTGPALVHVDAYRLGGPDGSVDVAAELDDLDLDTELDRAVVVVEWGAGVADRLAEQAVEVVLERRDDETRVATLRRTARP comes from the coding sequence GTGATCCCCGGTACCGGGGCCGGGCCGCTGCGCCGCGAGCTGCCGACCGTCACCGACACCGAGGCGTTCGGGGCGGAGCTCGGCCGCGACCTCGTCGCCGGGGACCTGGTGCTGCTCACCGGCCCGCTCGGCGCGGGGAAGACCGCGCTGGTCCGGGGCCTGGCCCGTGAGCTCGGCGTGACCGGGTCCGTCGCGTCGCCGACGTTCGTGATCGCCCGCGAGCACCCGCCGTCCGGCACCGGCCCGGCGCTGGTGCACGTCGACGCCTACCGGCTCGGTGGTCCGGACGGGTCGGTGGACGTGGCGGCCGAGCTCGACGATCTGGACCTGGACACCGAGCTGGACCGGGCGGTGGTCGTCGTCGAGTGGGGGGCCGGGGTCGCGGACCGGCTCGCCGAGCAGGCGGTCGAGGTCGTCCTGGAGCGCCGCGACGACGAGACCCGGGTCGCCACCCTGCGCCGGACGGCGCGCCCGTAG
- a CDS encoding alpha/beta fold hydrolase, whose protein sequence is MSRRGWTVAGVAGGLVGAAGAVAGAGVAAQRRKIAAARQSLATEMAEHGGLPPAGWAGEESSVTADDGVRLACEEVGPADGTAPLLTVVLVHGFALDRRTWQEQREFLALLSGPSVRTVLYDQRSHGRSERAPQDSCTIEQLGRDLDAVIRALAPEGPLVLVSHSMGGMTVMALAEQHPELFHERVAGVALVSTSTGEMASSGLPGTFLSRRNPVIRTLAGLAAWQPNLVESGRRALGDVIWAITKRFAYGDRQVDPRMVDLVDTMIDSNAVGALTDFVDTLGTHDRLAALPGLSGAEVLVLAGDADRIIPYRRSEVIAEAIPTARLVRLHGVGHMPMLEQPDTVDDELGDLIERSMERTGTDRFRLTRPPHRSMRRAGRGAGETDEQADGRGGSRRRRGGPLRGGRVREGRTGARARRDGS, encoded by the coding sequence ATGAGCCGCAGGGGCTGGACGGTCGCCGGCGTCGCCGGTGGCCTGGTCGGCGCGGCGGGCGCCGTGGCCGGTGCCGGGGTGGCCGCGCAACGGCGCAAGATCGCCGCGGCGCGGCAGAGCCTGGCGACCGAGATGGCCGAGCACGGCGGGCTGCCGCCGGCCGGGTGGGCCGGCGAGGAGAGCTCGGTGACCGCCGACGACGGCGTCCGCCTGGCCTGCGAGGAGGTCGGGCCGGCGGACGGCACGGCCCCGCTGCTGACCGTCGTGCTGGTGCACGGGTTCGCGCTGGACCGGCGGACCTGGCAGGAGCAGCGCGAGTTCCTGGCCCTGCTGTCCGGCCCGTCGGTCCGCACGGTCCTCTACGACCAGCGCAGCCACGGCCGGTCCGAGCGGGCCCCGCAGGACAGCTGCACGATCGAGCAGCTCGGCCGGGACCTCGACGCGGTGATCCGCGCCCTCGCCCCGGAGGGCCCGCTGGTGCTGGTCTCGCACTCGATGGGCGGGATGACGGTGATGGCGCTCGCCGAGCAGCACCCGGAGCTGTTCCACGAGCGGGTCGCCGGGGTCGCGCTGGTGTCGACCTCGACCGGGGAGATGGCGTCGTCCGGGCTGCCCGGCACGTTCCTGTCCCGGCGCAACCCGGTCATCCGGACGCTGGCCGGGCTCGCCGCCTGGCAGCCGAACCTGGTCGAGAGCGGGCGGCGCGCGCTCGGCGACGTCATCTGGGCGATCACCAAGCGGTTCGCCTACGGCGACCGGCAGGTCGACCCGCGGATGGTCGACCTGGTCGACACCATGATCGACTCGAACGCGGTGGGGGCGCTCACCGACTTCGTCGACACCCTCGGCACGCACGACCGGCTCGCGGCCCTGCCCGGGCTGTCCGGCGCCGAGGTGCTGGTGCTGGCCGGTGACGCCGACCGGATCATCCCGTACCGGCGCTCCGAGGTGATCGCCGAGGCGATCCCGACCGCGCGGCTGGTCCGGCTGCACGGCGTCGGGCACATGCCGATGCTGGAGCAGCCCGACACCGTCGACGACGAGCTCGGCGACCTCATCGAGCGGAGCATGGAACGCACCGGCACCGACCGCTTCCGGCTCACCCGCCCGCCGCACCGCTCGATGCGCCGGGCCGGCCGCGGCGCCGGGGAGACCGACGAGCAGGCGGACGGCCGCGGCGGCAGCCGTCGCCGCCGGGGCGGGCCGCTCCGCGGTGGACGGGTGCGCGAGGGCCGCACCGGTGCACGGGCCCGGCGGGACGGGTCGTGA